Proteins encoded by one window of Camelus bactrianus isolate YW-2024 breed Bactrian camel chromosome 9, ASM4877302v1, whole genome shotgun sequence:
- the IZUMO1 gene encoding izumo sperm-egg fusion protein 1 isoform X4: MGQRWLPLLVVALTACLLPAWGCVMCDPKVVEALNSLETDYLPGHLEAKDHKNLMIRVKEAVEDFKNLPIDEDSYMGVVDKPTLEKASWSLLKDMKRVTDSDVKGQLFVKELLWMLHLAKDTFASYAAQFQKEGFCPNKCGLMLQPLIWCSTCQEQVHACRKSLDCGERKVEVHQMEDMILDCELNWHKISQGLTDYSFYRVWGNNSETLMSKGIQPTLTKIMVSPEDAGIYRCELGSVKSSPATIIHFRVTVLPKRIVEEIPSPNTETQDEMAPGEVTLGRPQPSTTLQSQSSKPENVLRSRLVGLLIWGFVVLIAGVVTAILYFGSGKVIDFIKSSWFSTGHGDAQDSGVSAEKTDKSGRK; this comes from the exons ATGGGGCAGCGGTGGCTTCCCCTCCTGGTGGTGGCGCTGACCGCCTGTCTGCTTCCTGCCTGGGGCTGTGTCATGTGTGATCCAAAGGTCGTGGAAGCTCTAAACTCCTTGGAGACTGATTACCTGCCTGGCCACCTGGAGGCCAAAGATCACAAAAATTTGATGATAAGGGTAAAGGAAGCCGTGGAGGATTTCAAGAATCTGCCGATTGACGAGGATTCCTATATGGGGGTCGTCG atAAACCAACACTAGAAAAGGCATCCTGGAGTTTGCTGAAGGATATGAAACGTGTCACAGACAGCGATGTAAAAG GTCAGCTCTTTGTGAAAGAGCTGTTGTGGATGTTGCACCTGGCAAAGGATACCTTTGCCAGCTACGCTGCTCAGTTTCAAAAAGAGG GTTTTTGTCCCAACAAATGTG GTTTGATGTTGCAGCCTCTGATCTGGTGCAGTACCTGCCAGGAGCAGGTTCACGCTTGTCGAAAGTCCTTGGATTGCGGAG AGCGCAAAGTCGAGGTCCATCAAATGGAAGATATGATCCTGGACTGTGAGCTCAACTGGCATAAAATCTCTCAAGGCCTGACCGATTACAGCTTTTACAGG GTTTGGGGGAACAATTCTGAGACCTTGATGTCCAAGGGGATACAGCCAACCCTGACCAAGATCATGGTGAGTCCAGAGGATGCAGGCATCTACCGCTGCGAGCTGGGTTCTGTGAAATCCAGTCCAGCCACGATCATCCATTTTCGTGTCACAG TATTGCCCAAAAGAATCGTGGAGGAGATACCATCACCAAACACCGAAACCCAGGATGAGATGGCACCGGGTGAGGTGACTCTGGGTCGCCCCCAGCCGTCCACAACCCTCCAGTCACAGTCTTCGAAGCCCGAGAATGTGCTAAGAAGCCGCCTCGTGGGGCTGCTGATCTGGGGCTTTGTGGTGCTGATAGCTGGCGTTGTGACCGC GATACTTTACTTTGGGTCTGGGAAAGTGATCGATTTCATAAAGTCCTCCTGGTTCAGCACTGGCCATGGAGATGCTCAGGACTCCGGGGTTTCAGCAGAAAAGACCGATaaatcagggagaaaataa
- the IZUMO1 gene encoding izumo sperm-egg fusion protein 1 isoform X7 — MGQRWLPLLVVALTACLLPAWGCVMCDPKVVEALNSLETDYLPGHLEAKDHKNLMIRVKEAVEDFKNLPIDEDSYMGVVDKPTLEKASWSLLKDMKRVTDSDVKGQLFVKELLWMLHLAKDTFASYAAQFQKEGFCPNKCGLMLQPLIWCSTCQEQVHACRKSLDCGERKVEVHQMEDMILDCELNWHKISQGLTDYSFYRGIQPTLTKIMVSPEDAGIYRCELGSVKSSPATIIHFRVTVLPKRIVEEIPSPNTETQDEMAPGEVTLGRPQPSTTLQSQSSKPENVLRSRLVGLLIWGFVVLIAGVVTAILYFGSGKVIDFIKSSWFSTGHGDAQDSGVSAEKTDKSGRK, encoded by the exons ATGGGGCAGCGGTGGCTTCCCCTCCTGGTGGTGGCGCTGACCGCCTGTCTGCTTCCTGCCTGGGGCTGTGTCATGTGTGATCCAAAGGTCGTGGAAGCTCTAAACTCCTTGGAGACTGATTACCTGCCTGGCCACCTGGAGGCCAAAGATCACAAAAATTTGATGATAAGGGTAAAGGAAGCCGTGGAGGATTTCAAGAATCTGCCGATTGACGAGGATTCCTATATGGGGGTCGTCG atAAACCAACACTAGAAAAGGCATCCTGGAGTTTGCTGAAGGATATGAAACGTGTCACAGACAGCGATGTAAAAG GTCAGCTCTTTGTGAAAGAGCTGTTGTGGATGTTGCACCTGGCAAAGGATACCTTTGCCAGCTACGCTGCTCAGTTTCAAAAAGAGG GTTTTTGTCCCAACAAATGTG GTTTGATGTTGCAGCCTCTGATCTGGTGCAGTACCTGCCAGGAGCAGGTTCACGCTTGTCGAAAGTCCTTGGATTGCGGAG AGCGCAAAGTCGAGGTCCATCAAATGGAAGATATGATCCTGGACTGTGAGCTCAACTGGCATAAAATCTCTCAAGGCCTGACCGATTACAGCTTTTACAGG GGGATACAGCCAACCCTGACCAAGATCATGGTGAGTCCAGAGGATGCAGGCATCTACCGCTGCGAGCTGGGTTCTGTGAAATCCAGTCCAGCCACGATCATCCATTTTCGTGTCACAG TATTGCCCAAAAGAATCGTGGAGGAGATACCATCACCAAACACCGAAACCCAGGATGAGATGGCACCGGGTGAGGTGACTCTGGGTCGCCCCCAGCCGTCCACAACCCTCCAGTCACAGTCTTCGAAGCCCGAGAATGTGCTAAGAAGCCGCCTCGTGGGGCTGCTGATCTGGGGCTTTGTGGTGCTGATAGCTGGCGTTGTGACCGC GATACTTTACTTTGGGTCTGGGAAAGTGATCGATTTCATAAAGTCCTCCTGGTTCAGCACTGGCCATGGAGATGCTCAGGACTCCGGGGTTTCAGCAGAAAAGACCGATaaatcagggagaaaataa
- the IZUMO1 gene encoding izumo sperm-egg fusion protein 1 isoform X5 encodes MGQRWLPLLVVALTACLLPAWGCVMCDPKVVEALNSLETDYLPGHLEAKDHKNLMIRVKEAVEDFKNLPIDEDSYMGVVDKPTLEKASWSLLKDMKRVTDSDVKGQLFVKELLWMLHLAKDTFASYAAQFQKEGLMLQPLIWCSTCQEQVHACRKSLDCGERKVEVHQMEDMILDCELNWHKISQGLTDYSFYRVWGNNSETLMSKGIQPTLTKIMVSPEDAGIYRCELGSVKSSPATIIHFRVTVLPKRIVEEIPSPNTETQDEMAPGEVTLGRPQPSTTLQSQSSKPENVLRSRLVGLLIWGFVVLIAGVVTAILYFGSGKVIDFIKSSWFSTGHGDAQDSGVSAEKTDKSGRK; translated from the exons ATGGGGCAGCGGTGGCTTCCCCTCCTGGTGGTGGCGCTGACCGCCTGTCTGCTTCCTGCCTGGGGCTGTGTCATGTGTGATCCAAAGGTCGTGGAAGCTCTAAACTCCTTGGAGACTGATTACCTGCCTGGCCACCTGGAGGCCAAAGATCACAAAAATTTGATGATAAGGGTAAAGGAAGCCGTGGAGGATTTCAAGAATCTGCCGATTGACGAGGATTCCTATATGGGGGTCGTCG atAAACCAACACTAGAAAAGGCATCCTGGAGTTTGCTGAAGGATATGAAACGTGTCACAGACAGCGATGTAAAAG GTCAGCTCTTTGTGAAAGAGCTGTTGTGGATGTTGCACCTGGCAAAGGATACCTTTGCCAGCTACGCTGCTCAGTTTCAAAAAGAGG GTTTGATGTTGCAGCCTCTGATCTGGTGCAGTACCTGCCAGGAGCAGGTTCACGCTTGTCGAAAGTCCTTGGATTGCGGAG AGCGCAAAGTCGAGGTCCATCAAATGGAAGATATGATCCTGGACTGTGAGCTCAACTGGCATAAAATCTCTCAAGGCCTGACCGATTACAGCTTTTACAGG GTTTGGGGGAACAATTCTGAGACCTTGATGTCCAAGGGGATACAGCCAACCCTGACCAAGATCATGGTGAGTCCAGAGGATGCAGGCATCTACCGCTGCGAGCTGGGTTCTGTGAAATCCAGTCCAGCCACGATCATCCATTTTCGTGTCACAG TATTGCCCAAAAGAATCGTGGAGGAGATACCATCACCAAACACCGAAACCCAGGATGAGATGGCACCGGGTGAGGTGACTCTGGGTCGCCCCCAGCCGTCCACAACCCTCCAGTCACAGTCTTCGAAGCCCGAGAATGTGCTAAGAAGCCGCCTCGTGGGGCTGCTGATCTGGGGCTTTGTGGTGCTGATAGCTGGCGTTGTGACCGC GATACTTTACTTTGGGTCTGGGAAAGTGATCGATTTCATAAAGTCCTCCTGGTTCAGCACTGGCCATGGAGATGCTCAGGACTCCGGGGTTTCAGCAGAAAAGACCGATaaatcagggagaaaataa
- the IZUMO1 gene encoding izumo sperm-egg fusion protein 1 isoform X10 → MGQRWLPLLVVALTACLLPAWGCVMCDPKVVEALNSLETDYLPGHLEAKDHKNLMIRVKEAVEDFKNLPIDEDSYMGVVDKPTLEKASWSLLKDMKRVTDSDVKGQLFVKELLWMLHLAKDTFASYAAQFQKEGFCPNKCGLMLQPLIWCSTCQEQVHACRKSLDCGERKVEVHQMEDMILDCELNWHKISQGLTDYSFYRVWGNNSETLMSKGIQPTLTKIMVSPEDAGIYRCELGSVKSSPATIIHFRVTVLPKRIVEEIPSPNTETQDEMAPGEVTLGRPQPSTTLQSQSSKPENVLRSRLVGLLIWGFVVLIAGVVTA, encoded by the exons ATGGGGCAGCGGTGGCTTCCCCTCCTGGTGGTGGCGCTGACCGCCTGTCTGCTTCCTGCCTGGGGCTGTGTCATGTGTGATCCAAAGGTCGTGGAAGCTCTAAACTCCTTGGAGACTGATTACCTGCCTGGCCACCTGGAGGCCAAAGATCACAAAAATTTGATGATAAGGGTAAAGGAAGCCGTGGAGGATTTCAAGAATCTGCCGATTGACGAGGATTCCTATATGGGGGTCGTCG atAAACCAACACTAGAAAAGGCATCCTGGAGTTTGCTGAAGGATATGAAACGTGTCACAGACAGCGATGTAAAAG GTCAGCTCTTTGTGAAAGAGCTGTTGTGGATGTTGCACCTGGCAAAGGATACCTTTGCCAGCTACGCTGCTCAGTTTCAAAAAGAGG GTTTTTGTCCCAACAAATGTG GTTTGATGTTGCAGCCTCTGATCTGGTGCAGTACCTGCCAGGAGCAGGTTCACGCTTGTCGAAAGTCCTTGGATTGCGGAG AGCGCAAAGTCGAGGTCCATCAAATGGAAGATATGATCCTGGACTGTGAGCTCAACTGGCATAAAATCTCTCAAGGCCTGACCGATTACAGCTTTTACAGG GTTTGGGGGAACAATTCTGAGACCTTGATGTCCAAGGGGATACAGCCAACCCTGACCAAGATCATGGTGAGTCCAGAGGATGCAGGCATCTACCGCTGCGAGCTGGGTTCTGTGAAATCCAGTCCAGCCACGATCATCCATTTTCGTGTCACAG TATTGCCCAAAAGAATCGTGGAGGAGATACCATCACCAAACACCGAAACCCAGGATGAGATGGCACCGGGTGAGGTGACTCTGGGTCGCCCCCAGCCGTCCACAACCCTCCAGTCACAGTCTTCGAAGCCCGAGAATGTGCTAAGAAGCCGCCTCGTGGGGCTGCTGATCTGGGGCTTTGTGGTGCTGATAGCTGGCGTTGTGACCGCGTGA
- the IZUMO1 gene encoding izumo sperm-egg fusion protein 1 isoform X1 produces MGQRWLPLLVVALTACLLPAWGCVMCDPKVVEALNSLETDYLPGHLEAKDHKNLMIRVKEAVEDFKNLPIDEDSYMGVVDKPTLEKASWSLLKDMKRVTDSDVKGQLFVKELLWMLHLAKDTFASYAAQFQKEGFCPNKCGLMLQPLIWCSTCQEQVHACRKSLDCGERKVEVHQMEDMILDCELNWHKISQGLTDYSFYRVWGNNSETLMSKGIQPTLTKIMVSPEDAGIYRCELGSVKSSPATIIHFRVTGQLREGEFRVLRLRARQLQGHGLWGITSCRGVVSGYEGVASCPECGLWPQGQGFPLGVLGLHAIRGMILSQRAWVLGRAAMGRACLGGTYPPSQNCSLPLLYQYCPKESWRRYHHQTPKPRMRWHRVR; encoded by the exons ATGGGGCAGCGGTGGCTTCCCCTCCTGGTGGTGGCGCTGACCGCCTGTCTGCTTCCTGCCTGGGGCTGTGTCATGTGTGATCCAAAGGTCGTGGAAGCTCTAAACTCCTTGGAGACTGATTACCTGCCTGGCCACCTGGAGGCCAAAGATCACAAAAATTTGATGATAAGGGTAAAGGAAGCCGTGGAGGATTTCAAGAATCTGCCGATTGACGAGGATTCCTATATGGGGGTCGTCG atAAACCAACACTAGAAAAGGCATCCTGGAGTTTGCTGAAGGATATGAAACGTGTCACAGACAGCGATGTAAAAG GTCAGCTCTTTGTGAAAGAGCTGTTGTGGATGTTGCACCTGGCAAAGGATACCTTTGCCAGCTACGCTGCTCAGTTTCAAAAAGAGG GTTTTTGTCCCAACAAATGTG GTTTGATGTTGCAGCCTCTGATCTGGTGCAGTACCTGCCAGGAGCAGGTTCACGCTTGTCGAAAGTCCTTGGATTGCGGAG AGCGCAAAGTCGAGGTCCATCAAATGGAAGATATGATCCTGGACTGTGAGCTCAACTGGCATAAAATCTCTCAAGGCCTGACCGATTACAGCTTTTACAGG GTTTGGGGGAACAATTCTGAGACCTTGATGTCCAAGGGGATACAGCCAACCCTGACCAAGATCATGGTGAGTCCAGAGGATGCAGGCATCTACCGCTGCGAGCTGGGTTCTGTGAAATCCAGTCCAGCCACGATCATCCATTTTCGTGTCACAGGTCAGTTGAGAGAAGGGGAATTCAGGGTCCTAAGGCTGAGGGCCCGTCAGCTTCAGGGGCATGGCCTATGGGGCATAACTTCCTGTAGGGGTGTGGTTTCAGGCTACGAGGGTGTGGCTTCCTGCCCAGAGTGTGGCCTCTGGCCACAGGGCCAGGGCTTCCCTCTGGGTGTGTTGGGGCTTCACGCAATTAGAGGCATGATTCTGTCTCAGAGGGCCTGGGTCCTGGGGCGGGCTGCCATGGGGAGAGCTTGCCTTGGCGGGACCTACCCACCCTCCCAGAACTGCTCCTTACCCCTCCTCTATCAGTATTGCCCAAAAGAATCGTGGAGGAGATACCATCACCAAACACCGAAACCCAGGATGAGATGGCACCGGGTGAGGTGA
- the IZUMO1 gene encoding izumo sperm-egg fusion protein 1 isoform X3 encodes MGQRWLPLLVVALTACLLPAWGCVMCDPKVVEALNSLETDYLPGHLEAKDHKNLMIRVKEAVEDFKNLPIDEDSYMGVVDKPTLEKASWSLLKDMKRVTDSDVKGQLFVKELLWMLHLAKDTFASYAAQFQKEGFCPNKCGLMLQPLIWCSTCQEQVHACRKSLDCGERKVEVHQMEDMILDCELNWHKISQGLTDYSFYRGIQPTLTKIMVSPEDAGIYRCELGSVKSSPATIIHFRVTGQLREGEFRVLRLRARQLQGHGLWGITSCRGVVSGYEGVASCPECGLWPQGQGFPLGVLGLHAIRGMILSQRAWVLGRAAMGRACLGGTYPPSQNCSLPLLYQYCPKESWRRYHHQTPKPRMRWHRVR; translated from the exons ATGGGGCAGCGGTGGCTTCCCCTCCTGGTGGTGGCGCTGACCGCCTGTCTGCTTCCTGCCTGGGGCTGTGTCATGTGTGATCCAAAGGTCGTGGAAGCTCTAAACTCCTTGGAGACTGATTACCTGCCTGGCCACCTGGAGGCCAAAGATCACAAAAATTTGATGATAAGGGTAAAGGAAGCCGTGGAGGATTTCAAGAATCTGCCGATTGACGAGGATTCCTATATGGGGGTCGTCG atAAACCAACACTAGAAAAGGCATCCTGGAGTTTGCTGAAGGATATGAAACGTGTCACAGACAGCGATGTAAAAG GTCAGCTCTTTGTGAAAGAGCTGTTGTGGATGTTGCACCTGGCAAAGGATACCTTTGCCAGCTACGCTGCTCAGTTTCAAAAAGAGG GTTTTTGTCCCAACAAATGTG GTTTGATGTTGCAGCCTCTGATCTGGTGCAGTACCTGCCAGGAGCAGGTTCACGCTTGTCGAAAGTCCTTGGATTGCGGAG AGCGCAAAGTCGAGGTCCATCAAATGGAAGATATGATCCTGGACTGTGAGCTCAACTGGCATAAAATCTCTCAAGGCCTGACCGATTACAGCTTTTACAGG GGGATACAGCCAACCCTGACCAAGATCATGGTGAGTCCAGAGGATGCAGGCATCTACCGCTGCGAGCTGGGTTCTGTGAAATCCAGTCCAGCCACGATCATCCATTTTCGTGTCACAGGTCAGTTGAGAGAAGGGGAATTCAGGGTCCTAAGGCTGAGGGCCCGTCAGCTTCAGGGGCATGGCCTATGGGGCATAACTTCCTGTAGGGGTGTGGTTTCAGGCTACGAGGGTGTGGCTTCCTGCCCAGAGTGTGGCCTCTGGCCACAGGGCCAGGGCTTCCCTCTGGGTGTGTTGGGGCTTCACGCAATTAGAGGCATGATTCTGTCTCAGAGGGCCTGGGTCCTGGGGCGGGCTGCCATGGGGAGAGCTTGCCTTGGCGGGACCTACCCACCCTCCCAGAACTGCTCCTTACCCCTCCTCTATCAGTATTGCCCAAAAGAATCGTGGAGGAGATACCATCACCAAACACCGAAACCCAGGATGAGATGGCACCGGGTGAGGTGA
- the IZUMO1 gene encoding izumo sperm-egg fusion protein 1 isoform X2 — protein MGQRWLPLLVVALTACLLPAWGCVMCDPKVVEALNSLETDYLPGHLEAKDHKNLMIRVKEAVEDFKNLPIDEDSYMGVVDKPTLEKASWSLLKDMKRVTDSDVKGQLFVKELLWMLHLAKDTFASYAAQFQKEGLMLQPLIWCSTCQEQVHACRKSLDCGERKVEVHQMEDMILDCELNWHKISQGLTDYSFYRVWGNNSETLMSKGIQPTLTKIMVSPEDAGIYRCELGSVKSSPATIIHFRVTGQLREGEFRVLRLRARQLQGHGLWGITSCRGVVSGYEGVASCPECGLWPQGQGFPLGVLGLHAIRGMILSQRAWVLGRAAMGRACLGGTYPPSQNCSLPLLYQYCPKESWRRYHHQTPKPRMRWHRVR, from the exons ATGGGGCAGCGGTGGCTTCCCCTCCTGGTGGTGGCGCTGACCGCCTGTCTGCTTCCTGCCTGGGGCTGTGTCATGTGTGATCCAAAGGTCGTGGAAGCTCTAAACTCCTTGGAGACTGATTACCTGCCTGGCCACCTGGAGGCCAAAGATCACAAAAATTTGATGATAAGGGTAAAGGAAGCCGTGGAGGATTTCAAGAATCTGCCGATTGACGAGGATTCCTATATGGGGGTCGTCG atAAACCAACACTAGAAAAGGCATCCTGGAGTTTGCTGAAGGATATGAAACGTGTCACAGACAGCGATGTAAAAG GTCAGCTCTTTGTGAAAGAGCTGTTGTGGATGTTGCACCTGGCAAAGGATACCTTTGCCAGCTACGCTGCTCAGTTTCAAAAAGAGG GTTTGATGTTGCAGCCTCTGATCTGGTGCAGTACCTGCCAGGAGCAGGTTCACGCTTGTCGAAAGTCCTTGGATTGCGGAG AGCGCAAAGTCGAGGTCCATCAAATGGAAGATATGATCCTGGACTGTGAGCTCAACTGGCATAAAATCTCTCAAGGCCTGACCGATTACAGCTTTTACAGG GTTTGGGGGAACAATTCTGAGACCTTGATGTCCAAGGGGATACAGCCAACCCTGACCAAGATCATGGTGAGTCCAGAGGATGCAGGCATCTACCGCTGCGAGCTGGGTTCTGTGAAATCCAGTCCAGCCACGATCATCCATTTTCGTGTCACAGGTCAGTTGAGAGAAGGGGAATTCAGGGTCCTAAGGCTGAGGGCCCGTCAGCTTCAGGGGCATGGCCTATGGGGCATAACTTCCTGTAGGGGTGTGGTTTCAGGCTACGAGGGTGTGGCTTCCTGCCCAGAGTGTGGCCTCTGGCCACAGGGCCAGGGCTTCCCTCTGGGTGTGTTGGGGCTTCACGCAATTAGAGGCATGATTCTGTCTCAGAGGGCCTGGGTCCTGGGGCGGGCTGCCATGGGGAGAGCTTGCCTTGGCGGGACCTACCCACCCTCCCAGAACTGCTCCTTACCCCTCCTCTATCAGTATTGCCCAAAAGAATCGTGGAGGAGATACCATCACCAAACACCGAAACCCAGGATGAGATGGCACCGGGTGAGGTGA
- the IZUMO1 gene encoding izumo sperm-egg fusion protein 1 isoform X9, which yields MGQRWLPLLVVALTACLLPAWGCVMCDPKVVEALNSLETDYLPGHLEAKDHKNLMIRVKEAVEDFKNLPIDEDSYMGVVDKPTLEKASWSLLKDMKRVTDSDVKGLMLQPLIWCSTCQEQVHACRKSLDCGERKVEVHQMEDMILDCELNWHKISQGLTDYSFYRVWGNNSETLMSKGIQPTLTKIMVSPEDAGIYRCELGSVKSSPATIIHFRVTGQLREGEFRVLRLRARQLQGHGLWGITSCRGVVSGYEGVASCPECGLWPQGQGFPLGVLGLHAIRGMILSQRAWVLGRAAMGRACLGGTYPPSQNCSLPLLYQYCPKESWRRYHHQTPKPRMRWHRVR from the exons ATGGGGCAGCGGTGGCTTCCCCTCCTGGTGGTGGCGCTGACCGCCTGTCTGCTTCCTGCCTGGGGCTGTGTCATGTGTGATCCAAAGGTCGTGGAAGCTCTAAACTCCTTGGAGACTGATTACCTGCCTGGCCACCTGGAGGCCAAAGATCACAAAAATTTGATGATAAGGGTAAAGGAAGCCGTGGAGGATTTCAAGAATCTGCCGATTGACGAGGATTCCTATATGGGGGTCGTCG atAAACCAACACTAGAAAAGGCATCCTGGAGTTTGCTGAAGGATATGAAACGTGTCACAGACAGCGATGTAAAAG GTTTGATGTTGCAGCCTCTGATCTGGTGCAGTACCTGCCAGGAGCAGGTTCACGCTTGTCGAAAGTCCTTGGATTGCGGAG AGCGCAAAGTCGAGGTCCATCAAATGGAAGATATGATCCTGGACTGTGAGCTCAACTGGCATAAAATCTCTCAAGGCCTGACCGATTACAGCTTTTACAGG GTTTGGGGGAACAATTCTGAGACCTTGATGTCCAAGGGGATACAGCCAACCCTGACCAAGATCATGGTGAGTCCAGAGGATGCAGGCATCTACCGCTGCGAGCTGGGTTCTGTGAAATCCAGTCCAGCCACGATCATCCATTTTCGTGTCACAGGTCAGTTGAGAGAAGGGGAATTCAGGGTCCTAAGGCTGAGGGCCCGTCAGCTTCAGGGGCATGGCCTATGGGGCATAACTTCCTGTAGGGGTGTGGTTTCAGGCTACGAGGGTGTGGCTTCCTGCCCAGAGTGTGGCCTCTGGCCACAGGGCCAGGGCTTCCCTCTGGGTGTGTTGGGGCTTCACGCAATTAGAGGCATGATTCTGTCTCAGAGGGCCTGGGTCCTGGGGCGGGCTGCCATGGGGAGAGCTTGCCTTGGCGGGACCTACCCACCCTCCCAGAACTGCTCCTTACCCCTCCTCTATCAGTATTGCCCAAAAGAATCGTGGAGGAGATACCATCACCAAACACCGAAACCCAGGATGAGATGGCACCGGGTGAGGTGA
- the IZUMO1 gene encoding izumo sperm-egg fusion protein 1 isoform X6, whose translation MGQRWLPLLVVALTACLLPAWGCVMCDPKVVEALNSLETDYLPGHLEAKDHKNLMIRVKEAVEDFKNLPIDEDSYMGVVGQLFVKELLWMLHLAKDTFASYAAQFQKEGFCPNKCGLMLQPLIWCSTCQEQVHACRKSLDCGERKVEVHQMEDMILDCELNWHKISQGLTDYSFYRVWGNNSETLMSKGIQPTLTKIMVSPEDAGIYRCELGSVKSSPATIIHFRVTGQLREGEFRVLRLRARQLQGHGLWGITSCRGVVSGYEGVASCPECGLWPQGQGFPLGVLGLHAIRGMILSQRAWVLGRAAMGRACLGGTYPPSQNCSLPLLYQYCPKESWRRYHHQTPKPRMRWHRVR comes from the exons ATGGGGCAGCGGTGGCTTCCCCTCCTGGTGGTGGCGCTGACCGCCTGTCTGCTTCCTGCCTGGGGCTGTGTCATGTGTGATCCAAAGGTCGTGGAAGCTCTAAACTCCTTGGAGACTGATTACCTGCCTGGCCACCTGGAGGCCAAAGATCACAAAAATTTGATGATAAGGGTAAAGGAAGCCGTGGAGGATTTCAAGAATCTGCCGATTGACGAGGATTCCTATATGGGGGTCGTCG GTCAGCTCTTTGTGAAAGAGCTGTTGTGGATGTTGCACCTGGCAAAGGATACCTTTGCCAGCTACGCTGCTCAGTTTCAAAAAGAGG GTTTTTGTCCCAACAAATGTG GTTTGATGTTGCAGCCTCTGATCTGGTGCAGTACCTGCCAGGAGCAGGTTCACGCTTGTCGAAAGTCCTTGGATTGCGGAG AGCGCAAAGTCGAGGTCCATCAAATGGAAGATATGATCCTGGACTGTGAGCTCAACTGGCATAAAATCTCTCAAGGCCTGACCGATTACAGCTTTTACAGG GTTTGGGGGAACAATTCTGAGACCTTGATGTCCAAGGGGATACAGCCAACCCTGACCAAGATCATGGTGAGTCCAGAGGATGCAGGCATCTACCGCTGCGAGCTGGGTTCTGTGAAATCCAGTCCAGCCACGATCATCCATTTTCGTGTCACAGGTCAGTTGAGAGAAGGGGAATTCAGGGTCCTAAGGCTGAGGGCCCGTCAGCTTCAGGGGCATGGCCTATGGGGCATAACTTCCTGTAGGGGTGTGGTTTCAGGCTACGAGGGTGTGGCTTCCTGCCCAGAGTGTGGCCTCTGGCCACAGGGCCAGGGCTTCCCTCTGGGTGTGTTGGGGCTTCACGCAATTAGAGGCATGATTCTGTCTCAGAGGGCCTGGGTCCTGGGGCGGGCTGCCATGGGGAGAGCTTGCCTTGGCGGGACCTACCCACCCTCCCAGAACTGCTCCTTACCCCTCCTCTATCAGTATTGCCCAAAAGAATCGTGGAGGAGATACCATCACCAAACACCGAAACCCAGGATGAGATGGCACCGGGTGAGGTGA